A window of Fictibacillus halophilus contains these coding sequences:
- the sirA gene encoding sporulation inhibitor of replication protein SirA, producing the protein MREFYIYLITKEVAHSYYGKENKLFQLFFEEQRSSGLSKTILQKQISYITSLLSVSQLEKHFWNHLKETHEWRSEGETYSLSCKDSIVRIELTDQYMHLYSIGNFEAETVIFEALRQYEPYFLAMDFGERKFGWLSPFKLNMVYAT; encoded by the coding sequence ATGAGAGAATTTTATATCTATCTAATTACAAAAGAAGTTGCCCATTCCTATTATGGCAAGGAAAATAAGCTATTTCAGTTATTTTTTGAAGAACAGCGCTCGAGTGGTTTATCTAAAACCATCCTACAAAAGCAAATCAGCTACATAACCTCTCTACTATCTGTTTCTCAGTTAGAAAAACACTTCTGGAACCATTTGAAAGAAACGCATGAATGGCGTTCAGAAGGAGAAACGTATTCTTTATCTTGCAAAGATAGCATCGTGAGAATCGAACTCACAGATCAATATATGCATCTATACAGTATCGGTAACTTTGAAGCAGAAACGGTAATTTTTGAGGCATTACGCCAATATGAACCTTATTTTCTTGCGATGGACTTCGGGGAAAGAAAATTTGGGTGGCTCTCACCGTTTAAATTGAACATGGTCTATGCCACTTAA
- a CDS encoding YneF family protein, with protein sequence MGTGMIILVCALSLIAGVAIGFFIARKYMMSYLQKNPPINENMLRVMMMQMGQKPSQKKINQMMQAMNKQMK encoded by the coding sequence ATGGGTACTGGTATGATAATCCTTGTGTGTGCACTTTCACTGATTGCAGGTGTTGCGATCGGATTTTTTATTGCCCGCAAGTATATGATGAGTTATTTACAAAAAAATCCACCGATTAATGAAAATATGTTGCGTGTGATGATGATGCAGATGGGGCAAAAGCCTTCACAAAAGAAAATCAATCAAATGATGCAGGCTATGAACAAACAGATGAAGTAA